One Mus musculus strain C57BL/6J chromosome X, GRCm38.p6 C57BL/6J DNA window includes the following coding sequences:
- the Zfp92 gene encoding zinc finger protein 92 isoform X1, with product MAATLLRAKPKVTVSFEDVSVYFTKTEWRLLDLKQRTLYKQVMLENYSHLVSVGFAFSKPNLVSQLERGEKPWIRDDGMESAARSCAGNRIKTKTLTSKPKLFGRGLLRNTSRSSLQRRPHDFRPNPIVRYQHSRIADKRYLCQQCGKSFSRSFNLIKHRIIHSREKPYECSECGKQFQRSLALLEHQRIHSGDKPYECGECGKTFTRSSNLVKHQVIHSSEMPFVCRMCGKVFRRSFALLEHTRIHSGERPFECTECGKAFSRSSNLIEHQRIHSGQKPYICKECGKAFKGVSQLIHHQLIHRGDKPFTCHEYGKAFRGLSGLSQHQRVHRGEKPYECSECGRAFGRRANLFKHQVVHGGVRLQHRTRGKGFQRKLLEHLRDLHGQQPQEAGEGSSAEPQPIDTNEKPQVCERCGQVFENKLLLCRHLRIHDDEDDKKQKPVISSTSVLEDKSLLSQHLEAQPTEESDSEGSVVFVYAEKPHGPSSP from the exons ATGGCAGCCACTCTTCTAAGGGCAAAGCCCAAG GTGACAGTGTCTTTTGAAGATGTGTCTGTGTACTTTACAAAGACAGAATGGAGGCTTCTGGACCTCAAACAGAGGACCCTCTACAAGCAAGTGATGCTGGAGAACTACAGCCATCTGGTGTCAGTAG GATTTGCTTTCTCCAAGCCTAACCTGGTATCCCAGCTGGAGCGAGGGGAGAAGCCCTGGATTAGAGATGATGGAATGGAGAGTGCAGCAAGATCCTGTGCTG GGAATAGGATAAAGACCAAGACTTTGACTTCAAAACCAAAACTTTTCGGAAGAGGTCTCCTCAGAAATACCTCACGATCCTCATTGCAGAGACGTCCTCACGATTTCAGGCCAAATCCCATTGTAAGGTACCAACACTCCAGAATCGCGGATAAGCGATATCTATGTCAGCAGTGTGGAAAATCCTTCAGCCGCAGCTTCAATCTCATCAAACACCGGATTATCCACAgcagagagaaaccttatgagtgCAGCGAGTGTGGGAAGCAGTTCCAGCGCAGCTTAGCGCTGCTGGAGCATCAGCGCATCCACAGCGGCGACAAGCCCTATGAATGTGGCGAGTGTGGCAAAACCTTCACGCGCAGCTCCAACCTCGTCAAGCACCAGGTCATCCACAGCAGTGAGATGCCATTTGTGTGCCGCATGTGTGGTAAAGTGTTCAGGCGCAGCTTCGCGCTGCTTGAGCACACGCGCATCCACAGCGGCGAGCGGCCCTTCGAGTGCACCGAGTGCGGCAAGGCATTCAGCCGAAGCTCCAATCTCATAGAGCATCAGCGCATCCACAGTGGCCAGAAGCCCTACATCTGCAAGGAGTGCGGGAAGGCCTTCAAGGGCGTCTCGCAGCTCATCCACCACCAGCTCATCCACCGCGGCGACAAGCCCTTCACGTGCCATGAGTATGGCAAGGCCTTCCGAGGCCTCTCAGGGCTCAGCCAACACCAGCGGGTCCACAGAGGTGAGAAACCCTATGAGTGCAGCGAATGCGGCCGGGCCTTTGGTCGCCGGGCCAACCTCTTCAAGCACCAGGTGGTGCATGGTGGGGTGCGGCTCCAGCACCGCACTCGAGGGAAGGGATTCCAGCGCAAGCTCCTGGAGCATCTGCGGGACCTCCATGGGCAGCAGCCCCAAGAGGCTGGAGAAGGTAGCTCCGCAGAACCCCAGCCCATCGACACCAATGAGAAGCCCCAAGTTTGTGAGCGCTGCGGCCAGGTCTTCGAGAACAAGTTGCTGTTGTGTCGCCACTTGCGCATCCATGACGACGAAGATGACAAGAAACAGAAGCCTGTTATTTCGAGCACCTCAGTTTTGGAGGATAAGTCATTGCTCAGCCAACATCTGGAAGCCCAGCCCACAGAGGAAAGCGACAGCGAAGGCAGTGTAGTTTTCGTGTATGCTGAGAAGCCCCACGGTCCATCCTCACCTTGA